The segment GTCGTCCCGGTGGAGAAGGTGTTCGCCGGCTACGGCCACATCCGCGACATCGCCCAGGTCTCGGGCCACTGGCTGGAGCGCATCGGCCACTTCTTCGAGCACTACAAGGATCTGGAGAAGGGCAAGTGGGTCAAGATCGACGGCTGGGTCGGCGCTGCCGAAGCCAAGGCCGAGATCGTCGCCGGCATGGGCCGCTACAAGTCCGACAACAAATAATCGTGTGAGACGAAAAGGGCCCGCTGCGAAGCGGGCCCTTTTTTTTTAACCGCGGCCCAGCAGGGTGCGCAGGTCGATGATCGCGGCATTCGCCCGCGAGATGTAGTTCGCCATCACCAGCGAGTGGTTGGCAAAGAAGCCGAACGGCGAGCCATTGAGCACCACCGGGCTGCCCAGCGACTTCTGCGATTCCTCCAGCTCACGGATCACCTGCTCGAGGCTGGCATCCGCGTTCTTGCTGCGCAGGATCGGCGCGAAGTCGTGCCGGATGGCCTTCAGCTGCTCCAGCAGCGCCCAGGTGTAGCCGCGCGCCTCGTAGAAGTTGTCGTCGATCTTGTTCCAGGGCGTCTTCACGTAGACGGCCTTGGCCGGCTTGGCGGTACCCGCCACGTCGGCGTTCGGCGCCGCGTCCACCTTCAGCTGGCCGACGCTGGCCGACAGCCGCTGCGACAGCGAGCCAAGACGGGCCGATACGGTCTGCAGGTAGTCCGCGAGGTTGTCAGCGCGGGCGTAGAAGTGCGCGTTGCCGTCCTCGGCATCGCTTAGGCGGCCAAGGTAATCGCCGAGGTCGTCCACCGCCTTGCCGTACTGCGATTCGGAACTGGGAAACAGCCAGCGGTCGTTCGGGCTATTGAGCAGCGGATCGGCCTCGCCGAGCGACTTGTCCTCGGTGGACTGGGTCTGCGAGCGGCTGAAGTCGTTGCGCAGGGCGCGGGCCAGGTCACGCGACGCGGTGAGCGAACCGAATTCCCAGTTGGGGATGTTGTCCATGAACACCCCGGGCGGCAGCTTGTCGTTGGTGAGGTAGCCGCCGCGCTTGTCCATCAGCGTATCCACCGAGCGCATCAGCGTGTAGGTGGTGACGGCGCCCGTGCTCATGGGCCGGCCGATGTCCTTCATGTGCGCGGTGGTCACCTGCACCGGGTCGAACTGCTCCGGCTCCTTGTCCCACCACCACATGAGGATGAGGACCAGGAGGATGAGCAGCGCCAGGGGCACGGCGATGAGCAGGCTGAGGGAGCGGCGCCTGCGGGGAGCGGCGGGGGCAGCGGTCGCGTTCATGATGATCCTTTCCGACGAGTGCGAGCGGTGCCCCCAGCTTACCTAATCAGTGCTTCGAGGGTGCCGCCGGCTCGCCCTTCTTGCCGAGGTTTTCGAGCAGGGTGGCCATGTCCTCGGCGTGTTCTTCTTCCTGCGCCAGGATGTCTTCCATGATGCGCCGGGTGGTCGGATCGTCATCGCCGATGTAGCTGACGATCTCGCGATAGCTGTCGATGGCGATGCGCTCGGCGACCAGGTCTTCCTTGATCATGTCGACCAGGTCCACGCCTTCGACGTAATCCGCGTGACTGCGTGAAAGCAGGCCTTCCGGGTTGAAATTGGGCGTGCCGTCGAGCTGGGTGATGCGCTCGGCAATGCGGTCCGCGTGCGCCTGTTCCTGGTTGGCGTGTTCCAGGAATTCGGCCTTCACGCTCTGCGAGTGGATGCCCGGCGCCATGTAGTAGTGGTACTTGTAGCGCAGCACGCAGACGATCTCGGTGGCGAGCGCTTCGTTGAGCAGTTTGATCACCGTTTCGCGGTCGGCGCGATACCCCGCGGTGATGGCGCCCTTGTCGATGTGCTCGCGGGCGCGCTTGCGGATGTTCTCAATATCGCTGACGAACGGTTTCTTGCTGGCCATTGCCTGTGCTCCGGATGCGGGAGTTGGGTAGGGGCCTGACGGTAGGGCCGATCCCGAAAAAACGGGGTGAAGGACGCGCCGAATGCGACTCATTGCGAACCACCCCGTCCCCGCTTACGCCTTCGGGTACACCTCGCTGCCCTGGGCGCGGAATTCGAGCGCCTTGGCGTCCATTCCCGCGGCGTATTCGCGCACGTCCTGGGTGATCTTCATCGAGCAGAATTTCGGCCCGCACATGGAGCAGAAGTGCGCGCTTTTGTGGGCGTCCTTCGGCAGCGTGGCGTCGTGCATCTCGCGGGCCTTTTCCGGATCGAGGCCCAGGTTGAACTGGTCGTCCCAGCGGAACTCGAAGCGCGCCTTCGACAGCGCGTTATCGCGCCGCTGCGCACCGGGGTGGCCCTTGGCGAGGTCGGCGGCATGCGCGGCGATCTTGTAGGCGATCATGCCGTCGCGGACGTCCTGGCGGTCGGGCAGCCCAAGGTGTTCTTTCGGGGTGACGTAGCAGAGCATCGCCGTGCCGAACCAGCCGATCATGGCCGCGCCGATCGCGCTGGTGATGTGGTCGTAACCCGGCGCGATATCCGTGGTGAGCGGCCCCAGCGTGTAGAACGGCGCCTCGTGGCAGACGGCCAGCTGGCGGTCCATGTTCTCCTTGATGAGATGCATGGGCACGTGGCCGGGGCCTTCCACCATGCATTGCACGTCGTGTTTCCAGGCCAGTTTCGTCAGCTCGCCCAGCGTGTCGAGCTCGCCGAACTGCGCCGCGTCGTTGGCATCCGCGATGCAGCCGGGGCGCAGGCCGTCGCCGAGGCTGAACGATACGTCGTAGGCCTGCATCAGCTCGCAGATCTCCTCGAAGTGCGTGTAGAGGAAGTTCTCGCGGTGATGGGCCAGGCACCATTTGGCCATGATGGAACCGCCGCGCGAGACGATGCCGGTGACGCGGCCCGCCGTCAGCGGCACGTAGCGCAGCAGCACGCCGGCATGGATGGTGAAGTAGTCCACGCCCTGCTCCGCCTGCTCCACCAGGGTGTCGCGGAAGATCTCCCAGGTGAGCTCCTCGGCCACGCCGCCGACCTTCTCGAGGGCCTGGTAGATCGGCACCGTGCCGACCGGCACCGGCGCATTGCGGAGGATCCATTCGCGGGTTTCGTGGATGTGCTTGCCGGTGGAAAGGTCCATCACCGTATCGGCGCCCCAGCGGATCGCCCAGACCAGCTTCTCCACCTCTTCGGCGATGCCCGAGCTCACCGCGCTGTTGCCGATGTTGGCGTTCACCTTGGTCAGGAAACGCCGGCCAATGATCATCGGCTCGGCTTCGGGGTGGTTGATGTTGGCCGGGATGATGGCGCGGCCGCGGGCCACCTCGTCGCGAATGAATTCGGCGGGGAGGTTCTCGCGCAGCGCGATGAACTCCATCTCGGGGGTGACGATGCCCCGGCGGGCGTAGTGCATCTGGGTGACCGTGGCGCCGCGCATGGCGCGCAGGGGCACGCGGGGGGCCGGGAAGCGGATGGCATCGAGGCGCTCGTCCACCGCCCGGGCCCGGCCAAAGGTGGACGTCAGGCCGTCCAGCCGGACGACATCGCCGCGCTCCGCCACCCAGGCGGCCCGCAGCGGGGGCAGCCCGGCAGCGAGGTCCACGGGGTGGTCGGGGTCCGTGTAGGGCCCGGAGGTGTCATAGACGACCACCGGCGGGTTGGTCTCGCCACCGAACAGGGTGGGCGTCGGCGCCTGGGCGATCGCCCGCATGGGCACGCGCAGGTCGGCACGGCTGCCGGTCACGTGGATCTTGCGTGAGCCGGGGATGGGTACGGTGACGGAGGAGGACAGCTCGCGGGCGGCGCGTACGAGCTCGGGGGACATGGCATTCATCGGCTTCTCGGCTCTGGAGGAGGGAGAAGCGGACGCGCCGCCACGGCGGCCGGGCGCGCACAAGGCGCACGGCTTCCGTGGACAAAGCTTCCTACGCCGGTACTGACCGGATCAGGTTCAAAGGGACTCTCTCAGCCCGCGCATTGCGCTGGCACCCCCGCTTCGGGGCCGATTCAAGCACGAAGCGGATGGGAAGGCGAGCGTTACCCGCGCGGCTCGTAGGCGCGCATGAACATCTCGACCGCGGCCAGGGCGTTGGCCTTCACTTCCTCGCCGAACTGCACGGCGCAGTCTTCGCAGCCAAACAGGCGGCGCAACAGGAGGTCGCCCTTGAGCAGGGCCAGGAACTGCGTGGTGGCGCGGCTGACGTCCGGGATATCGAGCTGGCCGCGTTCCACGGCGTCGCCGAGCAGGCGGCTCATCAGCTTGTGCATGCGCACCGGGCCCTCTTCCCAGACCAGGCGGCCAAAGCGGGGGTTACCGCTGGACTGGCAGTCGGAAAGGATGGCGCGGAAGGTGCCGACGGATTCCGTATTGGTTTCCATCGCCGCGTGGCGGCCGGCGATAGCCGTCAGCGTGGCGCGGATATCGGCGCCGGCGCTGGCGTCGAACAGGTCGTCCGGCAGGCGTTCCTGTACGTGGGCGCGGATGACCTCGCGGAAGAGGTTGTCCTTGTCGCCGAAATGGCTGTAAACGGTGAGCTTGGAGACACCGGCGGAGGCCGCGACCGCGTCCATGCTGGTGCCACCGAAGCCGCCCTGGGTGAACAGCGCCTTGGCGGCGTCCAGGATGGCCGCACGCTTCTCCATGTCCTTCGGTCGCCCGGGGCCTTGCGTCTTGATTTTCGGGCTCGCGTTCATGGGTGCACCTTCACAAACAAAAGTTATGACTTTATTATACGCAGCGGTTTAGTTATTTCCAGCGTCGTGCGCATCTTTTTGGCGCGAGATCAAGCCGGATCAAGAGGTAACCGCTGTCCTACCTTAGAATAAAGTGGGGGCGCCTCGTGCGGTCTCCATGGTTGCCCGGCCCTGTCCCCACCGGCCATTCAGGCGGCGGGAGGCAAGCCCCGGGGGGCATGACGAGCGTCAGCCCCGGCTGGTGACTTCCGGCACTTCGCCGGAATCCCCCGGCACCGCAGCCTTTGCACATTGGGAAATCGGCCTCTAACCGCTTATCCTTTCGAACCTTTTTTCAGCTTTTCGTACGGGATTGAACACCATGGCGATGAATTTCGAGCAGGCCCGCCAGAACATGGTCGAGAACCAGGTTCGCCCCTGGGAAGTGCTTGAGTACTCGGTACTCGACACCCTGAAGGCAGTGCGCCGCGAGGATTTCGTGGCTCCGGCCCACCGCAACGTCGCTTTCGCGGACCTGAACCTGCCCCTGGGGCATGACGAGGTCATGATGAAGCCGGTGATCGAAGGCCGTGTGCTGCAGGCCGTGGCCCTGAACAAGACCGACGAGGTCCTCGAGATCGGTACCGGTTCGGGCTACCTCACCGCCTGCCTGGCCAACCTGGCCGGCAAGGTCACCAGCATCGACATGCACGCCGATTTCGTGGAGGCCGCCCGCCAGCGCCTCGCGGCCGCCGGCGTCACCAACGCCACCCTGGCCGTGGCCGAAGCCGTCAACGGTTACACGCCCGCGGGCGTTTTCGACGTCGTCGTGGTCACCGGTGCGGTGCACGCGATTCCCGAGACCTTCGTCCGCTGGCTGAAGCCGGGCGGCCGCATGTTCGTGGTGCGCGGCGATTCGCCGGCCCAGACCGCGGTGCTCCTTACCCATGAGGGCGAGGGCCGCTACCGCGAGGAATCGTTGTTTGAAACGGACCTTCCCTACCTGGCGCATGCCGCGCCGGTGAAGCGCTTCGTGCTCTGACTTTTAAAGATCCCCCCATCACCCACGAGGCGAAACCATGCGCTTGAAGCTCCTCACCGTCGCGCTGGCACTGGCAGCGACACCGTTCGCCAGCCATGCGGAAGACCTGCTCGATGCGTACCGCCAGGCCCGTGCCAACGACCCGGTGCTGTCGCAGGCCGATTCCACCCGCCTCGCCACCGGTGAGGGCGTCACGCAGGCCCGCGCGCTGTTGCTGCCGCAGGTGAGCGCCCAGCTCAGCCTGGTGCAGACCGACCCGAACGGCCCGACCCGCGAGCCGATCTACGGCGCCGACGGCACCACCATCACCGGTTTCACCGGCGACATCGGCCACAGCCGCACGCGCTCGACCAGCGCCACGGTCAGCCAAAGCGTCGTCGACTTCAGCAAGTACGCCGACCTGAAGGCGGCCCGCTCCTCGGCGGATTCGCAGAACGCCACGTACGACGCCGCGCTGCAGCAGCTGTCGACGCGCGTGGCCACCGCCTACTTCCAGGTGCTGACCAACGACGACGCCCTCACGTTCCAGAAGGCGAACGAGCAGGCCCTGGCCCGTCAGCTGGAGCAGGCGCAGCAGCGTTTCGACGTTGGCCTGTCGGCCATCACCGACGTGCAGGACGCCAAGGCCCAGCACGACACGGCCGTGGCCCAGGTGATCACCGCGGAAAACACGCTCTCGGATTCGCGCGAGGCCCTCACCCAGATCACCGGCCAGCCGGCGGATAACCTGAAGAAGCTGCGCGAGCAGCTGCCGATGGATCCCCCGACCCCGAACGATGCCCAGGCCTGGGTGGCGGAAGCCGTCAAGACCAGCCCGACGATCATCGCCGCGCAGTACAACGTCGATTCCGCCGAACACAGCATCTCGTCCGCACGCGCCGGCCACCTGCCGACCATCAATGCGACGCTGGGCTACAGCAAGGCGACGCAGTGGAACCAGAACGCTGGCGTCTCCCAGAGCTCCGGCACGCTGGGCTCGAACGGCCGCGGCTCCACCTCGGTGGGCCTGACGCTGGACGTGCCCATCTTCTCGGGCGGTGCCACGCAGTCGCGCGTCCGCCAGTCGATCTACCAGCGCGATGCGGCGCAGGATTCGCTGGAATCCACCCGCCGCCAGGTGGTGCGTGACACGCTGAACTACTACCGTTCGGTCGTCGCCGGCATCAGCAAGGTGGAAGC is part of the Luteibacter pinisoli genome and harbors:
- a CDS encoding TolC family outer membrane protein, coding for MRLKLLTVALALAATPFASHAEDLLDAYRQARANDPVLSQADSTRLATGEGVTQARALLLPQVSAQLSLVQTDPNGPTREPIYGADGTTITGFTGDIGHSRTRSTSATVSQSVVDFSKYADLKAARSSADSQNATYDAALQQLSTRVATAYFQVLTNDDALTFQKANEQALARQLEQAQQRFDVGLSAITDVQDAKAQHDTAVAQVITAENTLSDSREALTQITGQPADNLKKLREQLPMDPPTPNDAQAWVAEAVKTSPTIIAAQYNVDSAEHSISSARAGHLPTINATLGYSKATQWNQNAGVSQSSGTLGSNGRGSTSVGLTLDVPIFSGGATQSRVRQSIYQRDAAQDSLESTRRQVVRDTLNYYRSVVAGISKVEATKAAVESAESARDATQAGFEVGTRTIVDVLIAQQNLTSALSDYSQARHQFVLDKLLLKQTAGTVDVKDLEAVNSLLQ
- a CDS encoding DUF2333 family protein, with translation MNATAAPAAPRRRRSLSLLIAVPLALLILLVLILMWWWDKEPEQFDPVQVTTAHMKDIGRPMSTGAVTTYTLMRSVDTLMDKRGGYLTNDKLPPGVFMDNIPNWEFGSLTASRDLARALRNDFSRSQTQSTEDKSLGEADPLLNSPNDRWLFPSSESQYGKAVDDLGDYLGRLSDAEDGNAHFYARADNLADYLQTVSARLGSLSQRLSASVGQLKVDAAPNADVAGTAKPAKAVYVKTPWNKIDDNFYEARGYTWALLEQLKAIRHDFAPILRSKNADASLEQVIRELEESQKSLGSPVVLNGSPFGFFANHSLVMANYISRANAAIIDLRTLLGRG
- a CDS encoding protein-L-isoaspartate O-methyltransferase family protein; this encodes MAMNFEQARQNMVENQVRPWEVLEYSVLDTLKAVRREDFVAPAHRNVAFADLNLPLGHDEVMMKPVIEGRVLQAVALNKTDEVLEIGTGSGYLTACLANLAGKVTSIDMHADFVEAARQRLAAAGVTNATLAVAEAVNGYTPAGVFDVVVVTGAVHAIPETFVRWLKPGGRMFVVRGDSPAQTAVLLTHEGEGRYREESLFETDLPYLAHAAPVKRFVL
- the thiC gene encoding phosphomethylpyrimidine synthase ThiC, translating into MNAMSPELVRAARELSSSVTVPIPGSRKIHVTGSRADLRVPMRAIAQAPTPTLFGGETNPPVVVYDTSGPYTDPDHPVDLAAGLPPLRAAWVAERGDVVRLDGLTSTFGRARAVDERLDAIRFPAPRVPLRAMRGATVTQMHYARRGIVTPEMEFIALRENLPAEFIRDEVARGRAIIPANINHPEAEPMIIGRRFLTKVNANIGNSAVSSGIAEEVEKLVWAIRWGADTVMDLSTGKHIHETREWILRNAPVPVGTVPIYQALEKVGGVAEELTWEIFRDTLVEQAEQGVDYFTIHAGVLLRYVPLTAGRVTGIVSRGGSIMAKWCLAHHRENFLYTHFEEICELMQAYDVSFSLGDGLRPGCIADANDAAQFGELDTLGELTKLAWKHDVQCMVEGPGHVPMHLIKENMDRQLAVCHEAPFYTLGPLTTDIAPGYDHITSAIGAAMIGWFGTAMLCYVTPKEHLGLPDRQDVRDGMIAYKIAAHAADLAKGHPGAQRRDNALSKARFEFRWDDQFNLGLDPEKAREMHDATLPKDAHKSAHFCSMCGPKFCSMKITQDVREYAAGMDAKALEFRAQGSEVYPKA
- a CDS encoding ferritin-like domain-containing protein, with the translated sequence MASKKPFVSDIENIRKRAREHIDKGAITAGYRADRETVIKLLNEALATEIVCVLRYKYHYYMAPGIHSQSVKAEFLEHANQEQAHADRIAERITQLDGTPNFNPEGLLSRSHADYVEGVDLVDMIKEDLVAERIAIDSYREIVSYIGDDDPTTRRIMEDILAQEEEHAEDMATLLENLGKKGEPAAPSKH
- a CDS encoding TetR/AcrR family transcriptional regulator, translating into MNASPKIKTQGPGRPKDMEKRAAILDAAKALFTQGGFGGTSMDAVAASAGVSKLTVYSHFGDKDNLFREVIRAHVQERLPDDLFDASAGADIRATLTAIAGRHAAMETNTESVGTFRAILSDCQSSGNPRFGRLVWEEGPVRMHKLMSRLLGDAVERGQLDIPDVSRATTQFLALLKGDLLLRRLFGCEDCAVQFGEEVKANALAAVEMFMRAYEPRG